Within Chloracidobacterium sp., the genomic segment CCCGAACAGGAAAAAAGTGTAACTACTTCAATGATATTCTTGAACCTCTTTTCTATGAGGCGTTAGCTTATCCCCGCGACAGGGACTATTCGAAGCAATTTGACTGCAAGATTCCTTTTTTAAATGGCGGACTTTTTGAACCAATCTACGGTTACAATTGGCAGCAGTTCGACCTTTTACTTCCTGATGATCTTTTCTCCAACAATGAGAAAACCAAAGATGGCGACATCGGCGACGGTATTCTCGATATTTTTGACCGCTATAACTTTACAGTCAATGAATCTGAACCACTGGAAACAGAGGTTGCTGTTGATCCGGAAATGTTGGGTAAGGTCTTCGAGAATTTGCTCCCCGAACATGAGAAAAAAGGGAAGGGCGCGTATTACACCCCAAGACCGATCGTCGCGTATATGTGTCAGCAGAGCCTGATCAATTATTTGGACACACATTTCGCAAATATTGCACGGGACGACTTAGAAACATTCATTATTTATGGCGAACGTCACGCCGACTTCGAGGCAAGATCAAACAAAGCGAACGAGGATAAACTCCTGCCTGATGGTATTCGAGCAAATGCCCGAAAAATCGATAAAAGGCTTGCCAATATAAAGGTTTGTGATCCAGCAATAGGCTCAGGTGCATTTCCGGTTGGAATGATGCACGAAATTGTTCGTGCGAGGCAGACGCTGGCTTCGATCGGGTCAATGCCTGAAAAGTCCGCTTACGAATTGAAGCGCCATGCTATCGAGAATTCGCTATATGGTGTCGATATTGATTCGGGCGCTGTCGAGATCGCTAAACTCCGGCTTTGGCTTTCGCTCGTAGTAGATGAAGAGGATCGCAAAACGGTTCAACCCCTTCCAAACCTAGATTTCAAGATCATGCAGGGAGACTCATTGATAGACGAGTTTCGTGGCATCAGGCTTTTCGACGATGCCATGTTGGATCAAAAAGCCGCTCTGACTCACGATTCCGAACAGTTAATCAGTGATCTGAAAGAAAAGATCGCTAAAAAGACGCAAGAATTTTTCTTACTTCATCAAAAAGGCGATGCGGCGGCGATAAAGCTCCACGCCGTTGAGAAAGATATAGTGGCTCTTAAGGTCCAACTTGATGGGGCAACCGGTAAAGGGAAAGACCGAAAAGCTGCCGGAGAATCTCTGTACAACGGTAGCGAAGAACCAAGTAAGGTAAGTATTAGATTCGCGGAATTGCAGAAGATACACCAGGCAATCATTAAAGAGACGAACGGAGAGCGTAAACGCGACCTCAGAGCGGCGGCGGACCGTCTTGAACACGAATTCGTCAGTGAGAATCTTCGCGAGGTTGAGAAAGCCGTTAATCAGCAACTGAAAAAGCTTCGGCAGGATTTGGACGGTGAAGTGGCGAATGTTAAAGCGACCATGAAGTCTGAGATTGAGACTCCGAAAATCCAAAAGCTAAAAAAACAGATAGTCCAAAAGCAAAAAGAGCTTTCGGACCTCGGCGAAACACAAGAGCAGCTTGCCATGATGGATTTTTCGAAATTCAAACCGTTTTTCCTTTGGCATCTTCATTTTTTTGAGATCTTTCAAACGCAAGGCGGTTTTGATGTCGTTTTAGGAAATCCGCCTTACCTGAAAATTCAGAATATTAGCGACGAAATTGCGAAGATTCTAAAGTCGAAATATGTTACGGCGACTGGCAAATTTGATATTTACGTTACGTTTATAGAGAAATCATTTGCCTTGCTAAACCATTCTGGGGTTGTGTTATTTATCCATCCACACAGATTCTTAACGGCGGACTACGGCAATGGGCTAAAAAAGCTATTAGACGACATTCGGGGGCTAAGGTCAGCAATTCTTTTTGGCATTCAACAGATTTTTGAAACGGCCACAACATATACGGGAATCTTTGAGTATTCAAATAACAACGTTTCGATCCAGGTAAAGGAAGTTGGTTCTAAAGTTTTCCAGCATATTCCGTTCAGCACCAAGCAATACTCTAACGATGCAAGTCATTGGCGAACTCTAACGAGTAACGAAGAATCATCTAGTCTGGTTGGAAGACTTTCGTCCTTTCCAAATAGATTGACTGAAGTGTTTGAGGGCATATACCAGGGAATTGTGACGGTCGGAGATGAGATCTTTACTATGAGGGGTGAAATGTCAAAAAACACTACAAAGTGTTACTCGGAAGCTATTGGCGCTCAAATTGAAATTGAATCTTCGATGATGCGACATCTGTTGAAGGGCGAAGACATTCGAAGGTATGAGAAACCTGTCAGTGATCTGCTACTTTTCTACCCTCATTATATAGACTCCAGAGGCAAAACCGTGCCGCTTGAAGAATCGAAATTGAGGGCCGAATTTCCTCTTGCTTATCGGTACATTGCCCAATTTAAGAAGCAACTCATTGAGAAGAAAATCAAATATAAGACGAACCCAAAGTATTGGTATTCGCTTCACCGTTCGCGCGATCTCAAAATATTCGAGGGCGATAAAATAATCACACCTTATTTGCAGAATTCTCCAAATTTCGCGTTTGATCGCGCGGGTTGGCTTACAAATACGAAAGGCTATGTACTCGTCGTGAGCAACGAAATGGAATTCAATTATAAATACCTTCTCGGGGTTCTCAATAGCCCAGTACTCTGGTATTTCATCAAACAGACGAGCAGTCCCTTCAGCGGGGCTTTCTATGAATTTACGACCAATAACTTGGGTAGATTTACTGTGCCGAATTGCGAGATGGAAGCCCAAAAATTGATTGCGACAATAGTTGATTACGTTCTTTATCTTAAAGGCATCATGCTTGATGAAACTGACTCTGCCCGATCTTTAATGATCGCGTACTTTGAACAAGTCATCAATGGTCTCGTTTACGAGCTATATCTGGCAAAAGAAATACAGGAAGCGCAGAAATACTTTTTCAAACCTCTGAAAGACGAAAAGTTGCCGGCGGTGGATAAAATCCACGGGGATAAGCTCGCGGAGATTCGTCGAATATTCGAATGTCTTTTTGATCGCAATCACGTTATCAGGAAGAACATTTTTTTTCTCGACACACTAGAAATTGTTCGGATAATCGAGGGCAAAGCGTAATGTCTATTCGGATCATCAAGATCGAAGCGAAGAACTTCCGCGTATTCGGCAGCCGGCCGTTGAAGATCGATTTGACGGCAACAGGAAAGAATCTGCTCGTATATGGAGAAAATGGGAGCGGTAAGTCATCCGTGTTTCTCGCTCTCAAGGATTTTCTCGAATGCGCGGAACGTGATGCATCCAAACGGAACGTAACCGTATTCCCGTACAGAAATATCTTCGCGACAACAGATGACGGATTTGTAAAAATTGAACTCACCGGCTTACCGCGGCCCGCACAGCAATCAAAATCCCAAAAGAAACGTCCGATGACGCAGGCCTATGAGTGGTCAAATGCAACAGACAATACGAACGACCAACTCATTCTTGAGATTAACAAAACAAAGGGATTTATTGACTACAAAGCCCTTCTCGCGACGTATTTTCTCCATCAGGATCAGGACACAGTCAACATTTTCAAACTCCTGATGGGTAGCGTCCTTGAAAATGTTGAAAACGATATCACTAACCGAAAATTCGGCGAAGAATGGAACCGAGCCCTGTACGCCTTTGAAAACCTTAACTACCGAAGCAAAACGGCAAAAGACGGTTTAACGGGACTGCTCAAAGAATATAGTGACGGACTGATTGAAAAGCTGAAAGAACTCCAAGCTAAAGCCAAGGAAATACTCGACACTTTCGGCTATAATCTCGATCTTGAAATTGGGTGCGCGGGGATTTCGTTTGATGAAAAAGCGAAGGAGATAAGAAATCAGAAGGTCATCCTGAAAGTTAAGTCCTTCGGCCAGGACAGGGACGGACATCATCTATTCCTCAACGAGGCAAAACTCT encodes:
- a CDS encoding AAA family ATPase, translated to MSIRIIKIEAKNFRVFGSRPLKIDLTATGKNLLVYGENGSGKSSVFLALKDFLECAERDASKRNVTVFPYRNIFATTDDGFVKIELTGLPRPAQQSKSQKKRPMTQAYEWSNATDNTNDQLILEINKTKGFIDYKALLATYFLHQDQDTVNIFKLLMGSVLENVENDITNRKFGEEWNRALYAFENLNYRSKTAKDGLTGLLKEYSDGLIEKLKELQAKAKEILDTFGYNLDLEIGCAGISFDEKAKEIRNQKVILKVKSFGQDRDGHHLFLNEAKLSAIAISIFFAALLLQPESRLRILALDDVLIGLDMSNRLPVLDILKQHFSEYQIFFFTYDRAWYEIVKLRFTDWATAEFFAGKTDERDFSIYNHVKSYLEVSKQYLADHDYKAAMVYLRTHFEMILKKFCDKKKLAVTYHILDRRYTSENFWEAAKLAKKTDSTNVISALVVAEIELYRTITINELCHASFVGTNQAEVAGAIAAVEALEVELVSFL
- a CDS encoding Eco57I restriction-modification methylase domain-containing protein — protein: MNEEQARSLIKDVFQSRFAKPAFEEFLSEFLPSFDLTKAFGPLSGNVIRAAFRDRIASYERVGQYADPDQRKIDVLIINLNRETTLQHGRTGLRNFAADYLQSDRGLGKTAVLLAYVPSDGGDWRFSFVTLETSLAENEKGRFKEVVDKITPARRKSFLVGESEKSHTAQSRFVKWIGSRNAPTVQEIEDCFDVEAVTKEFFNKYKVLFERTRAAILDVCEKNSRVKQEFLDIGLSKKAVDGSDNETLVPNADDFAKKLLGQVVFLYFLQRKGWFGVQTEWGDGDKKFLRHLFENREDYLTGARTGKKCNYFNDILEPLFYEALAYPRDRDYSKQFDCKIPFLNGGLFEPIYGYNWQQFDLLLPDDLFSNNEKTKDGDIGDGILDIFDRYNFTVNESEPLETEVAVDPEMLGKVFENLLPEHEKKGKGAYYTPRPIVAYMCQQSLINYLDTHFANIARDDLETFIIYGERHADFEARSNKANEDKLLPDGIRANARKIDKRLANIKVCDPAIGSGAFPVGMMHEIVRARQTLASIGSMPEKSAYELKRHAIENSLYGVDIDSGAVEIAKLRLWLSLVVDEEDRKTVQPLPNLDFKIMQGDSLIDEFRGIRLFDDAMLDQKAALTHDSEQLISDLKEKIAKKTQEFFLLHQKGDAAAIKLHAVEKDIVALKVQLDGATGKGKDRKAAGESLYNGSEEPSKVSIRFAELQKIHQAIIKETNGERKRDLRAAADRLEHEFVSENLREVEKAVNQQLKKLRQDLDGEVANVKATMKSEIETPKIQKLKKQIVQKQKELSDLGETQEQLAMMDFSKFKPFFLWHLHFFEIFQTQGGFDVVLGNPPYLKIQNISDEIAKILKSKYVTATGKFDIYVTFIEKSFALLNHSGVVLFIHPHRFLTADYGNGLKKLLDDIRGLRSAILFGIQQIFETATTYTGIFEYSNNNVSIQVKEVGSKVFQHIPFSTKQYSNDASHWRTLTSNEESSSLVGRLSSFPNRLTEVFEGIYQGIVTVGDEIFTMRGEMSKNTTKCYSEAIGAQIEIESSMMRHLLKGEDIRRYEKPVSDLLLFYPHYIDSRGKTVPLEESKLRAEFPLAYRYIAQFKKQLIEKKIKYKTNPKYWYSLHRSRDLKIFEGDKIITPYLQNSPNFAFDRAGWLTNTKGYVLVVSNEMEFNYKYLLGVLNSPVLWYFIKQTSSPFSGAFYEFTTNNLGRFTVPNCEMEAQKLIATIVDYVLYLKGIMLDETDSARSLMIAYFEQVINGLVYELYLAKEIQEAQKYFFKPLKDEKLPAVDKIHGDKLAEIRRIFECLFDRNHVIRKNIFFLDTLEIVRIIEGKA